One Acinetobacter pullicarnis genomic region harbors:
- a CDS encoding FecR domain-containing protein — translation MSEYSTTEAQQILAEAVDWSMRLSQDELSAQDLLELTAWQERSPLHGKAWQKIQQLNGTFAALPTELARPVLNQSTSTGWLKQRPLLYLLACVPVLYLANQLNQQQQWGADYRSPMGVQKSITLPDGGELYLDSGAAIDVNFDAEKREVVLRKGQIWVKTAKDPQQRPFFVQIKHGQAQALGTEFAVNLEAQQSWLMVEHGAVQIKPKQASDQGDAAPIVYANQQGIFNATNVTTVQGLDLARLSWKKGFIVVDNMPLSEFVQRLEKYQKGHISLDDAAAQISISGTYPIDDLNTLYEMLAQTYALQVDCYAQGYWVRIALKN, via the coding sequence GTGAGCGAATACAGCACTACAGAAGCACAGCAGATATTAGCAGAAGCAGTCGATTGGTCGATGCGTCTAAGCCAAGATGAACTGAGTGCACAAGATTTACTCGAATTGACCGCTTGGCAGGAACGCAGCCCATTACACGGCAAAGCGTGGCAAAAAATACAGCAACTGAATGGCACTTTTGCAGCGTTACCGACTGAGCTTGCGCGGCCTGTGCTCAATCAAAGCACCAGTACCGGATGGTTAAAGCAGCGACCTTTACTCTACCTCTTGGCTTGTGTGCCAGTATTGTATTTGGCCAATCAGCTTAATCAACAACAGCAGTGGGGTGCAGATTATCGTAGCCCGATGGGAGTACAAAAAAGCATAACTTTGCCTGATGGTGGTGAGTTGTATTTGGACAGCGGTGCTGCGATTGATGTGAATTTTGATGCAGAGAAGCGTGAAGTTGTGCTGCGAAAAGGCCAGATCTGGGTGAAAACCGCCAAAGATCCACAGCAGCGCCCATTCTTCGTACAGATCAAGCACGGCCAAGCGCAAGCACTCGGGACCGAATTTGCGGTTAATCTCGAAGCGCAACAAAGTTGGCTAATGGTTGAACATGGGGCAGTACAAATCAAACCGAAGCAAGCATCCGATCAAGGTGATGCTGCGCCTATTGTCTATGCCAATCAGCAAGGTATCTTTAATGCAACCAATGTGACAACAGTTCAGGGTTTAGATCTAGCACGGTTAAGTTGGAAAAAAGGCTTTATTGTGGTGGATAACATGCCCTTGTCCGAATTTGTACAGCGCCTTGAAAAATATCAAAAAGGGCATATTTCGCTGGATGATGCAGCAGCACAAATCAGCATATCAGGCACTTATCCGATTGATGATCTCAATACGTTATATGAGATGTTGGCGCAAACCTATGCACTGCAAGTCGACTGTTATGCGCAAGGCTACTGGGTGCGCATTGCACTTAAAAATTAA
- a CDS encoding efflux transporter outer membrane subunit, whose translation MHMKLRILSLSLMAIPLLSACQSDRVFKAADYQQPVLSHPLQYQYAGLNWVETSNLSAATADWWQVYQDPTLAALMQRLGKDNLSLQQAEARYRQAMSLVQQQQATGKPNLDAQGGVSRQGAKHSDDNNNYNAGLKASWVLDVWGRVALSVQAAQANAQASAADLAAIQLNQQLLAAEAYWQIRGFEQRLNLLVQTQASYQRAFEILQDQFRAGMIARADVIQAETQLKKVGIDLLVLQRERALAENILAVLLGQPVSEFKLPTQKLSLNPPAIPIQVPSRLLGQRPDVIQAERELAASHAELGLAQTAWLPDINIGLDASVNSRVLSTLLQSPQYLWSLGLQAAGTIFDGGKRKAQIVQAQARYDERLAIYKHKVLTGWKEVEDALLQSESFRNELQQQQQLLDLAKENERVVQQRYQAGMISYLEVVVAQNLRLAAAQSIVQLQQKQMQNSAQLIAALGTGWG comes from the coding sequence ATGCATATGAAACTGCGTATTCTCTCTCTTTCACTCATGGCCATTCCGCTGCTTAGTGCTTGTCAGTCCGATCGGGTCTTTAAAGCAGCAGACTATCAGCAGCCAGTGTTAAGTCATCCGCTGCAATATCAATATGCAGGGCTGAATTGGGTGGAAACCAGCAATTTATCGGCAGCGACTGCCGATTGGTGGCAAGTGTATCAAGACCCGACTTTGGCAGCACTTATGCAACGCTTAGGCAAAGATAACCTGAGCTTGCAACAAGCGGAGGCACGTTATCGACAAGCCATGAGTTTGGTACAGCAGCAACAGGCAACAGGCAAACCCAATCTCGATGCGCAGGGCGGTGTATCGCGTCAAGGGGCCAAGCACAGCGATGATAACAACAACTATAACGCAGGACTCAAGGCCAGTTGGGTACTGGACGTGTGGGGCAGAGTCGCGCTTTCGGTACAGGCGGCACAAGCCAATGCGCAGGCCAGTGCTGCAGATTTGGCAGCCATACAGCTGAATCAACAGCTTTTGGCGGCAGAGGCCTATTGGCAAATACGTGGTTTTGAACAACGGCTCAACTTGCTTGTGCAAACGCAAGCAAGTTATCAGCGTGCCTTTGAGATTCTTCAAGATCAATTTCGTGCCGGCATGATTGCCCGTGCAGATGTGATTCAAGCAGAAACACAGCTTAAAAAAGTCGGCATTGACTTGCTGGTGCTGCAACGTGAACGTGCTTTAGCTGAAAATATCTTGGCAGTTTTGCTTGGGCAGCCAGTCAGTGAATTTAAGCTCCCAACCCAGAAGCTCAGCTTGAATCCACCAGCAATTCCGATCCAAGTACCCAGTCGTTTGCTGGGTCAACGTCCCGATGTGATTCAAGCTGAGCGTGAATTGGCTGCCAGTCATGCCGAATTGGGTTTGGCACAAACGGCATGGTTGCCCGATATCAATATCGGTTTAGATGCCAGTGTCAATAGCCGGGTACTCAGCACGTTATTGCAATCTCCGCAGTATTTGTGGTCGTTGGGATTACAAGCCGCAGGGACGATTTTTGATGGTGGCAAACGTAAAGCGCAGATTGTACAAGCGCAAGCCCGTTATGACGAACGCTTGGCGATCTATAAACACAAGGTTTTAACGGGTTGGAAAGAAGTTGAAGATGCCTTGCTGCAATCGGAAAGCTTTCGCAATGAATTACAGCAACAGCAACAACTGCTGGATTTAGCAAAGGAAAATGAACGTGTGGTTCAACAGCGTTATCAAGCCGGTATGATCAGTTATCTTGAAGTAGTCGTGGCACAAAACTTGCGCTTAGCGGCTGCGCAGTCCATCGTGCAATTACAACAAAAACAAATGCAGAACTCAGCACAGCTGATCGCAGCATTGGGTACGGGGTGGGGATAA
- a CDS encoding efflux RND transporter permease subunit, which yields MMIQRPVASRLLAIAIVLLGLLAYWRLPVAALPQADIPTIVVRASLPGASPESMSSTVATPLERAMMGVAGVKGINSSSSQNSTQVVLHFDLKTDINEAAREVQAAINAAMSQLPAGMPSPPEYFKVNPSQSPIFYLAFSSAHLAPSQLYEIAANDLQPNLAQISGVGEVKIDGASMPAVRITLHPNALISQGLSLEQVRKAVVESNVVQALGVIEHEKLRWQVSLSSDLKKAEDFADLVIHQNANAVVRLKDVADVEDAVEDRYVSGYHNGKPAVILKISRQPNANIVATIDQIKQRLPTLGHLIPADSELNVVMDGSEVIRASLQDARETLLFSILLVIVIIGVLLGRFKSAWVPTLAVGVTLIGSCILIYLSGFSLNNLSIMAIIVAIGLVVDDAIVVLENIERHVENGLSPYAAAVKGIQEVGATLIAMNLSLLVIFISVLFMGGVIERLFKEFSLTLVFVVILSVLVSLLFSPSLAARVVAPLNRQQPTSLYRYSHAMMQRLTQAYLRSLKWLMRHSYVVIVLWLAAIFGSVYVYQMLPKKVLPEQDTGRVEAFIRGDDGFSFQVMQPKIASFIAYVNQDPAVQDVIGISGGGGGFTNSDIMISLKPKAERGGEASKTVVERLKSQAPWHAGAVFSARVGQDLKLDDPFASGNGQEYLLLLQSDNVELLRQWVPILTEAMQKLPQLEEAENYGDKGAQHVRLEIDRAAAKRLGVDIEAISSVLNNSFSQRQISTIYDQTDQFFVVMEVDRHFTEHPEALANIKVPNQQGQFVPLPQFASWSYGLTNDRIYRRNQFAVMGIGYVVKAEYSAEQADAAIRGLLPEIMFPNEIFVTGDKDAEAESLQSGLTTPMLILTVIVLIYLVLGMTYESMIHPLTILSTIPAVAVGALVTLWLFDHAFSLIALLGMFLLIGIVVKNAILMIDFSLALRRQGKSSLAAILAAARLRFRPILMTNTAALIGALPLVISWGQGAEFRQPLGLVIVGGLILGQLLTLYTTPIMYLLLEKISQYLKRLIFSTNRFQRNP from the coding sequence ATGATGATTCAGCGTCCTGTCGCCAGTCGTTTGCTGGCGATCGCGATTGTGCTGTTGGGGCTGTTGGCCTATTGGCGTTTACCGGTGGCAGCATTGCCGCAAGCGGATATTCCAACCATTGTGGTGCGTGCCAGTTTGCCGGGCGCCAGTCCAGAAAGCATGTCCTCCACCGTGGCGACACCGCTTGAACGCGCCATGATGGGCGTGGCTGGGGTGAAGGGGATTAATTCGTCAAGCAGTCAAAACTCAACCCAAGTGGTGCTCCATTTTGATTTAAAAACCGATATCAACGAAGCCGCGCGTGAGGTACAGGCTGCCATTAATGCAGCGATGTCGCAATTGCCTGCCGGAATGCCAAGCCCACCCGAATATTTCAAAGTCAATCCAAGTCAAAGTCCGATTTTTTATCTGGCTTTTAGTTCAGCGCATCTGGCGCCAAGTCAGCTCTATGAAATTGCTGCCAATGATTTACAACCGAATTTGGCGCAAATTTCTGGTGTGGGTGAAGTTAAAATTGATGGCGCTTCCATGCCTGCGGTGCGAATCACTTTGCATCCCAATGCTTTAATTTCACAGGGCTTATCACTGGAGCAAGTGCGTAAAGCAGTGGTTGAAAGCAATGTGGTACAAGCCCTAGGCGTGATTGAGCATGAAAAGCTCCGTTGGCAAGTGTCTTTGTCCAGTGACCTGAAAAAGGCGGAAGATTTTGCAGATTTGGTCATTCACCAAAATGCCAATGCCGTGGTGCGTTTAAAAGATGTAGCTGACGTTGAAGACGCAGTGGAAGACCGCTATGTCAGTGGTTATCACAATGGCAAACCTGCGGTGATCTTGAAAATTAGTCGCCAGCCGAATGCCAATATCGTGGCAACGATTGACCAGATTAAACAGCGCTTACCGACATTAGGCCATCTAATTCCAGCCGACAGTGAGTTGAACGTGGTGATGGATGGCTCGGAAGTGATTCGTGCCAGTTTGCAAGATGCTCGGGAGACCTTGCTGTTTTCGATTCTGTTGGTGATTGTGATTATTGGGGTGTTACTGGGGCGTTTTAAAAGTGCTTGGGTGCCAACACTGGCTGTGGGGGTGACCCTGATTGGCAGTTGTATACTGATTTATCTTTCGGGCTTTTCCTTAAATAATCTGTCGATTATGGCAATTATTGTGGCGATCGGCTTGGTGGTGGATGATGCCATTGTGGTGCTGGAAAATATCGAACGGCATGTTGAAAATGGTCTAAGTCCATATGCTGCGGCAGTTAAAGGCATTCAAGAAGTGGGTGCAACCCTGATTGCTATGAACCTCTCGCTGTTGGTGATCTTTATTTCGGTATTGTTTATGGGCGGTGTGATTGAACGGCTGTTTAAAGAGTTTTCATTGACCTTGGTATTTGTGGTCATCCTCTCAGTCTTGGTTTCGCTGCTGTTTAGTCCCAGTTTGGCAGCACGTGTGGTCGCACCACTTAATCGTCAGCAGCCGACATCTTTGTATCGTTATAGCCATGCCATGATGCAGCGCCTGACTCAAGCCTACCTGCGTTCACTGAAATGGTTGATGCGACACAGTTATGTGGTCATTGTGCTGTGGCTTGCAGCGATTTTTGGCTCAGTTTATGTCTATCAAATGCTACCGAAAAAAGTATTGCCAGAACAAGATACCGGACGCGTCGAAGCCTTTATTCGCGGCGATGATGGTTTTTCATTCCAAGTGATGCAGCCTAAAATTGCCAGCTTTATTGCCTATGTCAATCAAGATCCAGCGGTGCAAGATGTGATTGGGATTTCAGGCGGAGGCGGCGGTTTTACCAACTCAGACATTATGATCAGCCTAAAACCCAAAGCTGAACGTGGTGGTGAAGCTTCCAAAACCGTGGTGGAGCGCTTAAAAAGCCAAGCGCCTTGGCATGCAGGTGCGGTATTTTCTGCGCGGGTGGGACAAGATTTAAAACTGGATGATCCTTTTGCCTCAGGCAATGGCCAAGAATACTTATTATTATTGCAGTCCGACAATGTCGAGTTACTGCGTCAATGGGTGCCAATCCTGACCGAAGCCATGCAGAAATTGCCACAACTTGAAGAAGCAGAAAACTATGGGGACAAAGGCGCACAGCATGTGCGTTTAGAGATTGACCGTGCAGCAGCCAAGCGTTTGGGTGTTGATATCGAAGCAATTTCTAGTGTGCTGAACAATTCATTTTCACAACGACAAATTTCCACCATTTATGATCAGACCGATCAGTTTTTTGTGGTCATGGAGGTTGATCGACATTTTACTGAGCATCCCGAAGCATTGGCAAATATTAAAGTACCCAATCAACAAGGGCAGTTTGTCCCATTGCCACAGTTTGCCAGCTGGTCTTATGGCTTGACCAATGACCGAATTTATCGACGCAATCAGTTTGCGGTGATGGGCATTGGTTATGTGGTCAAAGCGGAATATAGCGCTGAACAGGCCGATGCTGCGATTCGTGGTTTATTGCCTGAAATCATGTTTCCAAATGAGATTTTTGTGACGGGAGATAAAGATGCTGAAGCGGAAAGTCTACAAAGTGGTTTAACGACTCCAATGCTGATTCTCACTGTGATTGTGCTGATCTATTTGGTGTTGGGGATGACCTATGAAAGTATGATTCATCCACTGACGATTTTATCGACCATTCCAGCCGTTGCGGTTGGGGCGTTGGTTACCTTGTGGCTATTTGATCATGCCTTTAGCTTAATTGCCTTGTTGGGGATGTTCTTGCTGATTGGGATCGTGGTGAAAAATGCGATTTTAATGATTGATTTTAGTCTGGCACTCAGGCGGCAAGGCAAATCGTCGCTGGCGGCTATTTTAGCAGCTGCACGCTTACGTTTCCGCCCGATTTTAATGACCAATACTGCGGCTTTGATTGGCGCTTTACCCTTGGTAATCAGTTGGGGACAAGGCGCAGAATTCCGTCAACCCCTCGGTTTAGTGATTGTCGGTGGTTTGATTTTGGGTCAATTACTGACGTTATACACCACCCCAATCATGTACTTACTTTTAGAGAAAATCTCACAATATTTAAAGCGTTTGATTTTTAGCACAAATCGTTTTCAAAGGAATCCATAG
- a CDS encoding sigma-70 family RNA polymerase sigma factor, translating to MSVLSPHQAIGQLYQEHHSWVYAWLYKKLGNASDAADLAQDTFLRVMARQQQVELQQPRAYLTTVAKGLMVNWIQRKQIERAYLEVLALQPENEGISPEQQCLIIESLLEVTQLLEQLPPVVRDTFLYAQLEGLKYEAIAIKLDISLSTVKRYMKKAYLHCLTVMLDD from the coding sequence ATGTCCGTATTATCCCCTCATCAAGCGATAGGTCAGCTCTATCAAGAACATCATTCTTGGGTGTATGCATGGCTGTATAAAAAACTGGGCAATGCGTCAGATGCGGCTGATTTAGCACAAGATACTTTTTTAAGAGTCATGGCACGCCAACAGCAAGTTGAATTACAGCAACCGCGGGCGTATTTGACCACCGTGGCAAAAGGTCTGATGGTCAATTGGATTCAGCGTAAACAGATTGAGCGGGCCTATCTCGAAGTATTGGCATTACAACCAGAGAATGAGGGGATTTCCCCAGAGCAGCAATGTTTGATTATCGAAAGTTTGCTGGAAGTGACACAACTCTTAGAACAGTTACCGCCAGTGGTGCGAGATACTTTTTTATATGCACAGCTTGAAGGCTTAAAATATGAAGCCATTGCAATTAAATTAGATATTTCGCTGAGCACGGTAAAGCGCTATATGAAAAAAGCCTATTTACATTGTTTGACAGTGATGTTGGACGACTAA